The genomic interval ATCATCTAAGTAAGCAAAGGCTGCGTATGAGATTGCACCAGGTGTTGTTGATACGATTTGACGTGTCATCCCTGATGAATCTTGTTCTTGCGCATCCATAGATTCGCCTTCCTTCAATCCCCACTTCTCAAACGTCAAACGCGTTCCAGAACCAGCGACACGGTTTACAACAACAACTGGCAAGTCAGCACCGCCAACTTCACTCCAGTTCTTGATCTTACCTGTAAAGATATCGATCAATTGTTGTTGTGTTAGGTTATCAATTTTATTCTCTTTGTTCAGCATAGGTGCGATTCCGACAACTGCGACCTTGTGGTCAACTAGTTGACTGGCATCGATTCCGTTCTTTTCTTCCGCAAACACGTCAGAATTCCCTAAATCAACGGCCCCTGATTGTACTTGTGCTAGTCCTGTTCCAGTTCCACCACCTTGGACGTTAACAAACGTTCCCAAGTGCTTGTTGGCGAAATCTTCCCCAGCAGCTTCCACAAGCGGTTGTAGCGCGGTTGAACCAACCGCAGTAATGTTCTCGCCACCATTTTCATCGCGTGTTGCATAGCCCCACGTCAATAGTCCTCCAATGGTCACAAGAATGGCAATAATGATCAACCAACTACGTTTCATAATTGAACGTCTCCTATCAATTTTTACTACAATAATAATTATCTAAGATATATGTAAAATCGTCATCACAGTTGTGTAAAGATTTCCATTACAAAAGCTAAATATTAATGACTCAGCTTAGCTAAATGCTGTGGCAATCCCAAGCAACAAGACTGTCACTGCATTCAGTCCAATAATAATTGAATACAGAATACGTTGTCGCTTTGTTAGGTTTTGCGTTAACAGCAAGACACCAAAGAATACAAAAATCATTAACATCGCAATGACAATTAATAGTTGATTGCGAATCATCAGTTGTGCCAACATCACGACAATCAGTGCAACGTTGTACCAAATTGAATTAACAATCGGCACAAGTGCCGTTGCTATCTTCTTTATACCAGACATTTCTCTCCCTCAAATCCTGTAGATTACCCTAACCAAGCTGCTAGTTCTAAGACAATGATCACTAAGTACAAACCTAGGATAATGTAATAGAATGTGCGTTGTTGCTTCGTTAGCTTAACCGTTAGTAAATTAACAACCACCAACAATAGCACCATTGCCATTGATAAGAAGGTTGTTAATGGTGTTCTAAAAAAGAACTGCGCCAAAATAACAGCACCAAAGATAATCAAAAACCAAACCGTTTGAATATACGGTTTTACTGCAAAAGCAAATTTTGTTAATAGCTTCAAAACATATTCCTCAATTTCTAAATGGCAATGTTACTAACTAGTATACTATATTTAAGACCACTTTATGGCCACTCAATCACCCGATCAAGGGTTTAATTATGAAAAATTTAAGGTTGTTTTTTGACCTAATTGATATACTTTCTTTACTTAAAACGCTTATCGTCAAGAAAAAAGGAGTCTTTTTATGCAAGAAATTTTAGTTGTGACGACTGCTGAAGTTGCTAACTTCAACATCGTTCAAACCCATGGTGAAGTCTTTGGACAAACAACCCGCTCACGTAATATCTTCTCTAGCATCGGACAAGCCTTTAAGTCATCTACCATTGGTGGTGAAATTAAGGGTTACACTAAGCTACAAGACAGCGCTCGTGATGAAGCGATCGAACGTATGCGTCAATCAGCCCTCGAATTAGGGGCAAACGCCATTGTCATGTTCCGTTTCGATAGTAATTCTGGTTCTATTGGAGATTCAGTTACAGCGTATGGAACTGCTGTAACGATTGAACCCGTTAACTAATCACTTGTGATTTAAAATAAAAACATACAAAAAGCCGACCTATTCTGTTTAGAAATAGGTCGGCTTTTTAAGTATTCTCTTGCAAAAAATTATGCGTTTAGAAAGTCCATTCATCTAATGCATTCACAACATGCGTTGGTTGAACATCTTTTTGCGCGACTTGTTCTGGTGTTGAAACACCACTATAGACAAGCAATGTATCCATCCCTGAGTTAATCCCCGCTAAGATATCAGTTTGGTAGTTATCTCCCACCATCACAACTTGATCCGCAGTTAAACCAGTGCGCTTAAGCGCTTCTTGCATAATAATTGTTTCCGGCTTTCCAACAATGGTTGGCTCTGTTTGAGTCGCTGTCTTAACAGCGGCTACAATTGTTCCGGCACCCGGCAACAAACCACGTTCATTTGGTAAGTTGGTATCACCATTTGTGGCAATAAACGCCGCCCCAGCTTGAATTGCCAATGTTGCTTCAGCCAACTTCGCGTAATTAATGTCGCGGTCTAGCCCAACCACAACAGCATCAGCTGGTCCTTCGGTCACAATCGTTAAACCTTTGTTTTCTAAAGCAATCTTCAATCCGTGTTCACCAATCATTAGGACACGTTCAAAACCACGACTAGCCACATAATCAGCTGTGGCCATCGCACTTGTGTAAACTTCCTCAGGACTTGTCGGAATGTTGTGTTGCTCTGTTAGAAAAGCAGCCACTTCTTCAGGTGTTTTTGTAGAGTTATTTGTAACAAACAAATGGTCACTGTCAGATGCTTTTAAATTAGCGACAAATGTTTGTGCTGCGGGAAATGATTCCATCCCCGCATAGATAGTTCCATCAAGATCAATAAAATATGCAGCATACTTTGACATGTTTACTTTCCTTTCGTGACATTAGGCTTATCCGTCTTACGATCACGGACTTCAAAATGACGCTTCTTACGTGCACCCTTCACCTTAACTTCAGTGTTCTTACCACCCGTTGGTTTCTTATTTTGCACCGGACGTTGCGTTTCTTTGATCGCAGCACCCTTATCCTTGCTTTTATTTCCAAAGCCAGGACGACGACGTGAACGATGGCGACGCTTAGTTCCTTCACCAGCATCGACTTCTTCAGGCACATCATGTGGTTCTAAGTTTTCTAGCACAAAGTATGGTGCCCCAAAGTTCACTTCTTCATACAAGTAATCTTCCAAAGCCGTAATTTGTTGGTTACGCGGAATGCCTGTAATCCCTTTATTGTAGAAGCCACGCAAACGTAATTGGTCTGCCGCAATGTCTCCCACAATAAAGTTATACTTTTCCAAAAACTCACTGAAACGAGCAGCTAACTTAGCA from Weissella ceti carries:
- a CDS encoding YutD family protein; amino-acid sequence: MNRERMKELAEAQFAERQAATQIVHAPDDFDKLQINERSYKLVVNYREAYDDAKLAARFSEFLEKYNFIVGDIAADQLRLRGFYNKGITGIPRNQQITALEDYLYEEVNFGAPYFVLENLEPHDVPEEVDAGEGTKRRHRSRRRPGFGNKSKDKGAAIKETQRPVQNKKPTGGKNTEVKVKGARKKRHFEVRDRKTDKPNVTKGK
- a CDS encoding phosphate ABC transporter substrate-binding protein PstS family protein, which encodes MKRSWLIIIAILVTIGGLLTWGYATRDENGGENITAVGSTALQPLVEAAGEDFANKHLGTFVNVQGGGTGTGLAQVQSGAVDLGNSDVFAEEKNGIDASQLVDHKVAVVGIAPMLNKENKIDNLTQQQLIDIFTGKIKNWSEVGGADLPVVVVNRVAGSGTRLTFEKWGLKEGESMDAQEQDSSGMTRQIVSTTPGAISYAAFAYLDDSISVPMLNGIKPSDDTVKAGKWPIWAYEHVYTKGQPRPVVQKFIDHMNSKEIQQTLVPQLGYISIHDMKVERDLEGNVRAVKGE
- a CDS encoding heavy metal-binding domain-containing protein; translation: MQEILVVTTAEVANFNIVQTHGEVFGQTTRSRNIFSSIGQAFKSSTIGGEIKGYTKLQDSARDEAIERMRQSALELGANAIVMFRFDSNSGSIGDSVTAYGTAVTIEPVN
- a CDS encoding TIGR01457 family HAD-type hydrolase, which produces MSKYAAYFIDLDGTIYAGMESFPAAQTFVANLKASDSDHLFVTNNSTKTPEEVAAFLTEQHNIPTSPEEVYTSAMATADYVASRGFERVLMIGEHGLKIALENKGLTIVTEGPADAVVVGLDRDINYAKLAEATLAIQAGAAFIATNGDTNLPNERGLLPGAGTIVAAVKTATQTEPTIVGKPETIIMQEALKRTGLTADQVVMVGDNYQTDILAGINSGMDTLLVYSGVSTPEQVAQKDVQPTHVVNALDEWTF